From a region of the Sesamum indicum cultivar Zhongzhi No. 13 linkage group LG3, S_indicum_v1.0, whole genome shotgun sequence genome:
- the LOC105157918 gene encoding uncharacterized protein LOC105157918 isoform X1: MEALSGSASHIQRFSDTSAFPIPHPKNTANHSLSFRIIPTFPKTSSLRSASRVSALSGEGSDQQDARFNNDNGVSSLVSDENLSVPESINGYFKWLVRLCCDGLSHILKGNSDLKQSSEKDVDLATPPLVVSYGSSTGGGTRAGLFRTPISGGVQSATSAHGLPRPALAVRNLMEQARFAHLCTVMSRMHHRREGYPFGSLVDFAPDPMGHPIFSFSPLAIHTRNLLADPRCTLVVQIPGWSGLSNARVTIFGDVYPLPEDQQEWAHKQYIAKHQQGPSQQWGNFYYFRMQNISDIYFIGGFGTVAWVDVKEYEALQPDKIAVDGGEQNLKELNATFSKPLRELLSKEAEVDDAALISIDSRGVDIRVRQGAQFNVQRISFEEGLSVETVEEAKKALWKLLDRGRVHNLQK, encoded by the exons ATGGAAGCTCTTTCCGGTTCCGCTTCCCATATTCAGAGATTTTCAGACACTTCCGCCTTCCCAATTCCGCACCCTAAAAACACCGCCAACCATTCTCTTTCCTTCAGAATCATTCCCACTTTCCCCAAAACCTCCTCTTTGCGATCTGCCTCTCGAGTTTCGGCGCTATCCGGTGAAGGCAGCGACCAACAGGATGCTCGGTTCAATAACGATAATGGTGTCTCCAGTTTAGTTTCCGATGAGAATCTCTCTGTACCTGAG tccATCAATGGATATTTCAAATGGCTTGTtcggctttgttgtgatggcCTCTCTCATATCCTGAAGGGTAATTCAGATCTCAAACAAAGTAGTGAAAAGGATGTTGATTTGGCGACTCCTCCTCTTGTGGTCTCATATGGAAGCTCAACTGGAGGAGGTACAAGAGCTGGGCTTTTCAGAACGCCTATATCTGGAGGAGTACAAAGTGCAACCTCTGCTCATGGCTTACCTAGACCGGCTTTAGCAGTCCGGAATTTAATGGAAcag GCTAGATTTGCTCATCTGTGTACTGTGATGTCTCGCATGCACCACCGTCGAGAAGGTTATCCATTTGGTTCACTCGTAGATTTTGCACCAGATCCTATGGGTC ATCCAATATTTTCATTCTCACCATTGGCTATACACACTCGGAACTTGTTAGCTGATCCAAGATGCACACTAGTTGTACAG ATTCCTGGATGGAGTGGCTTGTCAAATGCACGGGTGACGATATTCGGTGATGTATACCCGCTTCCAGAAGACCAGCAG GAATGGGCTCATAAACAGTACATAGCAAAGCACCAACAAGGACCTTCCCAGCAGTGGGGGAATTTCTACTACTTCCGGATGCAAAACATAAG TGATATATACTTTATTGGAGGATTTGGGACTGTTGCTTGGGTTGATGTTAAAGAATATGAAGCTCTGCAACCAGATAAAATTGCTGTTGATGGGGGTGAACAGAATCTAAAG GAACTAAATGCAACATTCTCAAAGCCTCTGAGGGAGCTTTTGTCCAAAGAAGCTGAGGTAGATGATGCTGCTCTTATATCGATAGATAGCAGGGGAGTTGATATCCGCGTCCGGCAAGGCGCCCAG TTTAATGTTCAGAGGATTTCATTTGAGGAAGGGCTCAGTGTTGAAACGGTGGAGGAAGCAAAGAAAGCACTTTGGAAACTGTTAGATAGAGGTCGAGTGCACAATTTACAAAAGTGA
- the LOC105157915 gene encoding ALBINO3-like protein 3, mitochondrial isoform X3 — MTRSFQYKLSYRCSMLITMLLTFLVPPPFPPPLSGRSFRDQIALFWKEKKAAGCPSVFWFISSFTFQVPCFFLWIMSIRRMSLDHHPGFDSGGFLWLQDLTGYPHGVLGPIFPLIIAGLHFTNVQVSFQKSSLQHVPGSLGLLTKIYRIYLQLLTLPILIATFNVPQGCLVYWLTNGSLSLIQLLCLRNPNVLEFLGLPIKKNPVVAPTNKEKGSSGVADICILTKQGEISANSLSPAELVVYSVKVLTDGRRDTAIRLLRLALEKDPDHARALLIMGQTLLQNKQFAEAAESLESAISKLLVAGHPTEVGKIDLLILSSQWAGIANIRQGKMEEGLLHLERIAQLEEPVDPKIKAHYYDGLFMLASALLNVDRKAESLKYLQMCAAYDPAYNTYFEFLETDSTDFASDLASSRRDF; from the exons ATGACCCGTTCCTTCCAGTACAAGCTCTCATATCGCTGCTCGATGCTTATCACGATGCTACTGACTTTCCTTG TACCTCCACCATTTCCACCACCCCTGTCAGGACGAAGTTTCAGAGACCAAATTGCCCTTTTTTGGAAGGAAAAGAAGGCTGCTGGGTGCCCTTCAGTGTTTTGGTTCATCTCATCATTTACTTTCCAG GTCCCTTGCTTTTTCTTGTGGATCATGAGTATTCGCAGAATGTCATTGGACCATCACCCTGGTTTTGATAGT GGAGGATTTCTATGGCTCCAGGACTTGACTGGATATCCACACGGTGTGTTGGGGCCTATTTTCCCGTTGATTATTGCAGGCTTGCATTTCACCAATGTTCAG gtatcttttcaaaaatcatcATTGCAACACGTACCGGGTTCCTTAGGATTATTAACAAAG atatacaggATCTATCTGCAACTGCTGACACTGCCTATTTTGATTGCTACATTCAATGTTCCCCAG GGATGCTTAGTATATTGGCTTACAAATGGTTCTTTGAGTCTGATACAG CTATTATGTCTCCGCAATCCCAACGTTCTTGAGTTTCTGGGGcttcctataaaaaaaaacccagTAGTAGCTCCAACTAATAAAGAGAAAGGCAGCTCAGGTGTAGCAGATATTTGTATACTGACAAAGCAGGGAGAAATTTCTGCTAATAGCCTATCACCTGCAGAATTGGTTGTG TATTCAGTCAAAGTTTTAACTGATGGCCGTAGGGATACTGCAATCAGATTACTGAG ACTTGCTCTTGAAAAGGATCCTGATCATGCAAGAGCTTTGCTTATCATGGGGCAGACACTCCtacaaaacaaacaatttGCTGAAGCTGCTGAGAGCCTAGAAAGTGCTATTTCAAAG CTCCTTGTGGCCGGCCATCCTACAGAAGTTGGAAAAATTGATCTTTTGATACTTTCATCACAATGGGCGGGTATCGCTAATATTAGGCAG GGAAAGATGGAGGAGGGACTTCTGCACCTAGAAAGAATAGCTCAACTGGAAGAGCCTGTGGATCCAAAGATCAAGGCCCACTACTATGACGGTTTATTTATGCTGGCAAG TGCTTTACTGAATGTGGACCGTAAAGCTGAGTCATTGAAGTACTTGCAGATGTGCGCCGCTTATGATCCTGCTTACAATACCTATTTTGAGTTCTTGGAAACTGATTCAACAGATTTTGCCAGTGATCTAGCTAGCAGCAGGAGAGATTTCTGA
- the LOC105157915 gene encoding ALBINO3-like protein 3, mitochondrial isoform X5, with product MSIRRMSLDHHPGFDSGGFLWLQDLTGYPHGVLGPIFPLIIAGLHFTNVQVSFQKSSLQHVPGSLGLLTKIYRIYLQLLTLPILIATFNVPQGCLVYWLTNGSLSLIQLLCLRNPNVLEFLGLPIKKNPVVAPTNKEKGSSGVADICILTKQGEISANSLSPAELVVYSVKVLTDGRRDTAIRLLRLALEKDPDHARALLIMGQTLLQNKQFAEAAESLESAISKLLVAGHPTEVGKIDLLILSSQWAGIANIRQGKMEEGLLHLERIAQLEEPVDPKIKAHYYDGLFMLASALLNVDRKAESLKYLQMCAAYDPAYNTYFEFLETDSTDFASDLASSRRDF from the exons ATGAGTATTCGCAGAATGTCATTGGACCATCACCCTGGTTTTGATAGT GGAGGATTTCTATGGCTCCAGGACTTGACTGGATATCCACACGGTGTGTTGGGGCCTATTTTCCCGTTGATTATTGCAGGCTTGCATTTCACCAATGTTCAG gtatcttttcaaaaatcatcATTGCAACACGTACCGGGTTCCTTAGGATTATTAACAAAG atatacaggATCTATCTGCAACTGCTGACACTGCCTATTTTGATTGCTACATTCAATGTTCCCCAG GGATGCTTAGTATATTGGCTTACAAATGGTTCTTTGAGTCTGATACAG CTATTATGTCTCCGCAATCCCAACGTTCTTGAGTTTCTGGGGcttcctataaaaaaaaacccagTAGTAGCTCCAACTAATAAAGAGAAAGGCAGCTCAGGTGTAGCAGATATTTGTATACTGACAAAGCAGGGAGAAATTTCTGCTAATAGCCTATCACCTGCAGAATTGGTTGTG TATTCAGTCAAAGTTTTAACTGATGGCCGTAGGGATACTGCAATCAGATTACTGAG ACTTGCTCTTGAAAAGGATCCTGATCATGCAAGAGCTTTGCTTATCATGGGGCAGACACTCCtacaaaacaaacaatttGCTGAAGCTGCTGAGAGCCTAGAAAGTGCTATTTCAAAG CTCCTTGTGGCCGGCCATCCTACAGAAGTTGGAAAAATTGATCTTTTGATACTTTCATCACAATGGGCGGGTATCGCTAATATTAGGCAG GGAAAGATGGAGGAGGGACTTCTGCACCTAGAAAGAATAGCTCAACTGGAAGAGCCTGTGGATCCAAAGATCAAGGCCCACTACTATGACGGTTTATTTATGCTGGCAAG TGCTTTACTGAATGTGGACCGTAAAGCTGAGTCATTGAAGTACTTGCAGATGTGCGCCGCTTATGATCCTGCTTACAATACCTATTTTGAGTTCTTGGAAACTGATTCAACAGATTTTGCCAGTGATCTAGCTAGCAGCAGGAGAGATTTCTGA
- the LOC105157915 gene encoding ALBINO3-like protein 3, mitochondrial isoform X2, with the protein MRLFTSKILRRSRLSPPLSQFSSSHSLFGSSIQHHHNHNRPLSCFRRCSSVLLSPPHHYCFSFSRRFSSQPNLSESDDPFLPVQALISLLDAYHDATDFPWWIIISSSTVAMRLALFPLVVLQLKKLKRIGEVLPKLPPPFPPPLSGRSFRDQIALFWKEKKAAGCPSVFWFISSFTFQVPCFFLWIMSIRRMSLDHHPGFDSGGFLWLQDLTGYPHGVLGPIFPLIIAGLHFTNVQVSFQKSSLQHVPGSLGLLTKIYRIYLQLLTLPILIATFNVPQGCLVYWLTNGSLSLIQLLCLRNPNVLEFLGLPIKKNPVVAPTNKEKGSSGVADICILTKQGEISANSLSPAELVVYSVKVLTDGRRDTAIRLLRLALEKDPDHARALLIMGQTLLQNKQFAEAAESLESAISKLLVAGHPTEVGKIDLLILSSQWAGIANIRQALPLGLNGKIWMVDCLEIQLSHSSTCEF; encoded by the exons ATGCGACTATTCACATCAAAAATCCTCCGCCGCTCTCGGCTGTCGCCGCCGCTCTCCCAGTTTTCTTCTTCGCATTCGTTATTCGGTAGCTCAATCCAACACCACCACAACCACAACCGGCCGCTTAGTTGTTTCCGTCGGTGCTCGTCGGTGCTGCTGTCGCCCCCACAtcattattgtttttctttttctcgaCGATTTTCTTCTCAGCCCAATTTATCTGAATCTGATGACCCGTTCCTTCCAGTACAAGCTCTCATATCGCTGCTCGATGCTTATCACGATGCTACTGACTTTCCTTG GTGGATAATAATCTCGTCGTCTACGGTGGCAATGAGACTTGCATTATTTCCTTTAGTCGTGTTGcaacttaaaaaattgaagaggATAGGAGAGGTCTTGCCTAAAT TACCTCCACCATTTCCACCACCCCTGTCAGGACGAAGTTTCAGAGACCAAATTGCCCTTTTTTGGAAGGAAAAGAAGGCTGCTGGGTGCCCTTCAGTGTTTTGGTTCATCTCATCATTTACTTTCCAG GTCCCTTGCTTTTTCTTGTGGATCATGAGTATTCGCAGAATGTCATTGGACCATCACCCTGGTTTTGATAGT GGAGGATTTCTATGGCTCCAGGACTTGACTGGATATCCACACGGTGTGTTGGGGCCTATTTTCCCGTTGATTATTGCAGGCTTGCATTTCACCAATGTTCAG gtatcttttcaaaaatcatcATTGCAACACGTACCGGGTTCCTTAGGATTATTAACAAAG atatacaggATCTATCTGCAACTGCTGACACTGCCTATTTTGATTGCTACATTCAATGTTCCCCAG GGATGCTTAGTATATTGGCTTACAAATGGTTCTTTGAGTCTGATACAG CTATTATGTCTCCGCAATCCCAACGTTCTTGAGTTTCTGGGGcttcctataaaaaaaaacccagTAGTAGCTCCAACTAATAAAGAGAAAGGCAGCTCAGGTGTAGCAGATATTTGTATACTGACAAAGCAGGGAGAAATTTCTGCTAATAGCCTATCACCTGCAGAATTGGTTGTG TATTCAGTCAAAGTTTTAACTGATGGCCGTAGGGATACTGCAATCAGATTACTGAG ACTTGCTCTTGAAAAGGATCCTGATCATGCAAGAGCTTTGCTTATCATGGGGCAGACACTCCtacaaaacaaacaatttGCTGAAGCTGCTGAGAGCCTAGAAAGTGCTATTTCAAAG CTCCTTGTGGCCGGCCATCCTACAGAAGTTGGAAAAATTGATCTTTTGATACTTTCATCACAATGGGCGGGTATCGCTAATATTAGGCAG GCTCTGCCGCTGGGCTTGAATGGCAAAATATGGATGGTTGACTGCCTGGAAATCCAACTTTCCCATTCTTCAACATGCGAGTTTTAA
- the LOC105157918 gene encoding uncharacterized protein LOC105157918 isoform X2, protein MEALSGSASHIQRFSDTSAFPIPHPKNTANHSLSFRIIPTFPKTSSLRSASRVSALSGEGSDQQDARFNNDNGVSSLVSDENLSVPEGNSDLKQSSEKDVDLATPPLVVSYGSSTGGGTRAGLFRTPISGGVQSATSAHGLPRPALAVRNLMEQARFAHLCTVMSRMHHRREGYPFGSLVDFAPDPMGHPIFSFSPLAIHTRNLLADPRCTLVVQIPGWSGLSNARVTIFGDVYPLPEDQQEWAHKQYIAKHQQGPSQQWGNFYYFRMQNISDIYFIGGFGTVAWVDVKEYEALQPDKIAVDGGEQNLKELNATFSKPLRELLSKEAEVDDAALISIDSRGVDIRVRQGAQFNVQRISFEEGLSVETVEEAKKALWKLLDRGRVHNLQK, encoded by the exons ATGGAAGCTCTTTCCGGTTCCGCTTCCCATATTCAGAGATTTTCAGACACTTCCGCCTTCCCAATTCCGCACCCTAAAAACACCGCCAACCATTCTCTTTCCTTCAGAATCATTCCCACTTTCCCCAAAACCTCCTCTTTGCGATCTGCCTCTCGAGTTTCGGCGCTATCCGGTGAAGGCAGCGACCAACAGGATGCTCGGTTCAATAACGATAATGGTGTCTCCAGTTTAGTTTCCGATGAGAATCTCTCTGTACCTGAG GGTAATTCAGATCTCAAACAAAGTAGTGAAAAGGATGTTGATTTGGCGACTCCTCCTCTTGTGGTCTCATATGGAAGCTCAACTGGAGGAGGTACAAGAGCTGGGCTTTTCAGAACGCCTATATCTGGAGGAGTACAAAGTGCAACCTCTGCTCATGGCTTACCTAGACCGGCTTTAGCAGTCCGGAATTTAATGGAAcag GCTAGATTTGCTCATCTGTGTACTGTGATGTCTCGCATGCACCACCGTCGAGAAGGTTATCCATTTGGTTCACTCGTAGATTTTGCACCAGATCCTATGGGTC ATCCAATATTTTCATTCTCACCATTGGCTATACACACTCGGAACTTGTTAGCTGATCCAAGATGCACACTAGTTGTACAG ATTCCTGGATGGAGTGGCTTGTCAAATGCACGGGTGACGATATTCGGTGATGTATACCCGCTTCCAGAAGACCAGCAG GAATGGGCTCATAAACAGTACATAGCAAAGCACCAACAAGGACCTTCCCAGCAGTGGGGGAATTTCTACTACTTCCGGATGCAAAACATAAG TGATATATACTTTATTGGAGGATTTGGGACTGTTGCTTGGGTTGATGTTAAAGAATATGAAGCTCTGCAACCAGATAAAATTGCTGTTGATGGGGGTGAACAGAATCTAAAG GAACTAAATGCAACATTCTCAAAGCCTCTGAGGGAGCTTTTGTCCAAAGAAGCTGAGGTAGATGATGCTGCTCTTATATCGATAGATAGCAGGGGAGTTGATATCCGCGTCCGGCAAGGCGCCCAG TTTAATGTTCAGAGGATTTCATTTGAGGAAGGGCTCAGTGTTGAAACGGTGGAGGAAGCAAAGAAAGCACTTTGGAAACTGTTAGATAGAGGTCGAGTGCACAATTTACAAAAGTGA
- the LOC105157916 gene encoding B-box zinc finger protein 32 yields MKVRLCELCNAQATLFCPSDDAFLCSTCDAKVHDANFLVARHLRKSLCSNCNSFTAVGISGLGFHPLPATCPPPSDLDSLSSSSSSSVCISSTTKDSTATTGKSQKGGQKPRVDYLKAEGILENWFRKLGVGAGEEMARRVVRVCVDGWGWSRVLPLRVWLAASMWLGLRVSGEKSWEVLKRLEEISGVPAKIIGAAEARLERGLRGGGGGRVEVLEEGWAEC; encoded by the coding sequence ATGAAAGTCAGGCTGTGTGAGCTGTGCAATGCCCAAGCCACCCTCTTTTGCCCTTCCGACGACGCTTTTCTCTGCTCCACCTGCGACGCTAAAGTTCACGATGCTAACTTCCTCGTAGCTCGCCACCTTCGCAAATCCCTTTGCTCTAACTGCAACAGCTTCACCGCTGTTGGGATCTCCGGCCTCGGTTTTCATCCTCTTCCTGCTACATGCCCTCCGCCCTCCGACCTCGACTccctctcctcctcctccagtTCATCGGTTTGCATCTCCAGCACCACCAAGGATTCCACGGCGACGACGGGGAAGAGCCAAAAAGGGGGGCAAAAACCGCGAGTGGATTATTTGAAAGCGGAGGGCATATTGGAGAACTGGTTCCGGAAGCTAGGCGTAGGCGCGGGGGAGGAGATGGCTCGTAGAGTTGTGAGGGTGTGTGTGGATGGATGGGGATGGAGTAGGGTGTTGCCATTGCGGGTTTGGCTGGCGGCGTCGATGTGGCTGGGGTTGAGGGTGAGTGGGGAGAAGAGTTGGGAGGTGCTGAAGCGGCTGGAGGAGATATCGGGAGTGCCGGCAAAGATCATAGGAGCGGCGGAGGCGAGGCTGGAGCGTGGTttaagaggaggaggagggggGCGGGTAGAGGTGCTGGAGGAGGGATGGGCGGAGTGCTAG
- the LOC105157915 gene encoding ALBINO3-like protein 2, chloroplastic isoform X1, translating to MRLFTSKILRRSRLSPPLSQFSSSHSLFGSSIQHHHNHNRPLSCFRRCSSVLLSPPHHYCFSFSRRFSSQPNLSESDDPFLPVQALISLLDAYHDATDFPWWIIISSSTVAMRLALFPLVVLQLKKLKRIGEVLPKLPPPFPPPLSGRSFRDQIALFWKEKKAAGCPSVFWFISSFTFQVPCFFLWIMSIRRMSLDHHPGFDSGGFLWLQDLTGYPHGVLGPIFPLIIAGLHFTNVQVSFQKSSLQHVPGSLGLLTKIYRIYLQLLTLPILIATFNVPQGCLVYWLTNGSLSLIQLLCLRNPNVLEFLGLPIKKNPVVAPTNKEKGSSGVADICILTKQGEISANSLSPAELVVYSVKVLTDGRRDTAIRLLRLALEKDPDHARALLIMGQTLLQNKQFAEAAESLESAISKLLVAGHPTEVGKIDLLILSSQWAGIANIRQGKMEEGLLHLERIAQLEEPVDPKIKAHYYDGLFMLASALLNVDRKAESLKYLQMCAAYDPAYNTYFEFLETDSTDFASDLASSRRDF from the exons ATGCGACTATTCACATCAAAAATCCTCCGCCGCTCTCGGCTGTCGCCGCCGCTCTCCCAGTTTTCTTCTTCGCATTCGTTATTCGGTAGCTCAATCCAACACCACCACAACCACAACCGGCCGCTTAGTTGTTTCCGTCGGTGCTCGTCGGTGCTGCTGTCGCCCCCACAtcattattgtttttctttttctcgaCGATTTTCTTCTCAGCCCAATTTATCTGAATCTGATGACCCGTTCCTTCCAGTACAAGCTCTCATATCGCTGCTCGATGCTTATCACGATGCTACTGACTTTCCTTG GTGGATAATAATCTCGTCGTCTACGGTGGCAATGAGACTTGCATTATTTCCTTTAGTCGTGTTGcaacttaaaaaattgaagaggATAGGAGAGGTCTTGCCTAAAT TACCTCCACCATTTCCACCACCCCTGTCAGGACGAAGTTTCAGAGACCAAATTGCCCTTTTTTGGAAGGAAAAGAAGGCTGCTGGGTGCCCTTCAGTGTTTTGGTTCATCTCATCATTTACTTTCCAG GTCCCTTGCTTTTTCTTGTGGATCATGAGTATTCGCAGAATGTCATTGGACCATCACCCTGGTTTTGATAGT GGAGGATTTCTATGGCTCCAGGACTTGACTGGATATCCACACGGTGTGTTGGGGCCTATTTTCCCGTTGATTATTGCAGGCTTGCATTTCACCAATGTTCAG gtatcttttcaaaaatcatcATTGCAACACGTACCGGGTTCCTTAGGATTATTAACAAAG atatacaggATCTATCTGCAACTGCTGACACTGCCTATTTTGATTGCTACATTCAATGTTCCCCAG GGATGCTTAGTATATTGGCTTACAAATGGTTCTTTGAGTCTGATACAG CTATTATGTCTCCGCAATCCCAACGTTCTTGAGTTTCTGGGGcttcctataaaaaaaaacccagTAGTAGCTCCAACTAATAAAGAGAAAGGCAGCTCAGGTGTAGCAGATATTTGTATACTGACAAAGCAGGGAGAAATTTCTGCTAATAGCCTATCACCTGCAGAATTGGTTGTG TATTCAGTCAAAGTTTTAACTGATGGCCGTAGGGATACTGCAATCAGATTACTGAG ACTTGCTCTTGAAAAGGATCCTGATCATGCAAGAGCTTTGCTTATCATGGGGCAGACACTCCtacaaaacaaacaatttGCTGAAGCTGCTGAGAGCCTAGAAAGTGCTATTTCAAAG CTCCTTGTGGCCGGCCATCCTACAGAAGTTGGAAAAATTGATCTTTTGATACTTTCATCACAATGGGCGGGTATCGCTAATATTAGGCAG GGAAAGATGGAGGAGGGACTTCTGCACCTAGAAAGAATAGCTCAACTGGAAGAGCCTGTGGATCCAAAGATCAAGGCCCACTACTATGACGGTTTATTTATGCTGGCAAG TGCTTTACTGAATGTGGACCGTAAAGCTGAGTCATTGAAGTACTTGCAGATGTGCGCCGCTTATGATCCTGCTTACAATACCTATTTTGAGTTCTTGGAAACTGATTCAACAGATTTTGCCAGTGATCTAGCTAGCAGCAGGAGAGATTTCTGA
- the LOC105157915 gene encoding ALBINO3-like protein 3, mitochondrial isoform X4, which yields MTRSFQYKLSYRCSMLITMLLTFLGRSFRDQIALFWKEKKAAGCPSVFWFISSFTFQVPCFFLWIMSIRRMSLDHHPGFDSGGFLWLQDLTGYPHGVLGPIFPLIIAGLHFTNVQVSFQKSSLQHVPGSLGLLTKIYRIYLQLLTLPILIATFNVPQGCLVYWLTNGSLSLIQLLCLRNPNVLEFLGLPIKKNPVVAPTNKEKGSSGVADICILTKQGEISANSLSPAELVVYSVKVLTDGRRDTAIRLLRLALEKDPDHARALLIMGQTLLQNKQFAEAAESLESAISKLLVAGHPTEVGKIDLLILSSQWAGIANIRQGKMEEGLLHLERIAQLEEPVDPKIKAHYYDGLFMLASALLNVDRKAESLKYLQMCAAYDPAYNTYFEFLETDSTDFASDLASSRRDF from the exons ATGACCCGTTCCTTCCAGTACAAGCTCTCATATCGCTGCTCGATGCTTATCACGATGCTACTGACTTTCCTTG GACGAAGTTTCAGAGACCAAATTGCCCTTTTTTGGAAGGAAAAGAAGGCTGCTGGGTGCCCTTCAGTGTTTTGGTTCATCTCATCATTTACTTTCCAG GTCCCTTGCTTTTTCTTGTGGATCATGAGTATTCGCAGAATGTCATTGGACCATCACCCTGGTTTTGATAGT GGAGGATTTCTATGGCTCCAGGACTTGACTGGATATCCACACGGTGTGTTGGGGCCTATTTTCCCGTTGATTATTGCAGGCTTGCATTTCACCAATGTTCAG gtatcttttcaaaaatcatcATTGCAACACGTACCGGGTTCCTTAGGATTATTAACAAAG atatacaggATCTATCTGCAACTGCTGACACTGCCTATTTTGATTGCTACATTCAATGTTCCCCAG GGATGCTTAGTATATTGGCTTACAAATGGTTCTTTGAGTCTGATACAG CTATTATGTCTCCGCAATCCCAACGTTCTTGAGTTTCTGGGGcttcctataaaaaaaaacccagTAGTAGCTCCAACTAATAAAGAGAAAGGCAGCTCAGGTGTAGCAGATATTTGTATACTGACAAAGCAGGGAGAAATTTCTGCTAATAGCCTATCACCTGCAGAATTGGTTGTG TATTCAGTCAAAGTTTTAACTGATGGCCGTAGGGATACTGCAATCAGATTACTGAG ACTTGCTCTTGAAAAGGATCCTGATCATGCAAGAGCTTTGCTTATCATGGGGCAGACACTCCtacaaaacaaacaatttGCTGAAGCTGCTGAGAGCCTAGAAAGTGCTATTTCAAAG CTCCTTGTGGCCGGCCATCCTACAGAAGTTGGAAAAATTGATCTTTTGATACTTTCATCACAATGGGCGGGTATCGCTAATATTAGGCAG GGAAAGATGGAGGAGGGACTTCTGCACCTAGAAAGAATAGCTCAACTGGAAGAGCCTGTGGATCCAAAGATCAAGGCCCACTACTATGACGGTTTATTTATGCTGGCAAG TGCTTTACTGAATGTGGACCGTAAAGCTGAGTCATTGAAGTACTTGCAGATGTGCGCCGCTTATGATCCTGCTTACAATACCTATTTTGAGTTCTTGGAAACTGATTCAACAGATTTTGCCAGTGATCTAGCTAGCAGCAGGAGAGATTTCTGA